A single region of the Cyclopterus lumpus isolate fCycLum1 chromosome 16, fCycLum1.pri, whole genome shotgun sequence genome encodes:
- the LOC117745317 gene encoding uncharacterized protein LOC117745317 isoform X1: MQSPTQSTSGPNPVTTANTVQPLDTETEAQLALSEPDAKVEENKSAAPAGTGPVVKPQGNGTPVQTAEAPSMAVTHVVENEPPTEPSVNTAWMETDSASKLSDTNANPGGDGQKAKKPNKGARDGRKYVPSKKAMVDPLKMDMSKPLVTPLTSSQLSLQCIKCHIIFSDHKSKVRHLKLSHPAEYEQCVLGNANFACYVCDRQFTNSSELMVHQKAHTEKKPFKCPICSHAFKKSSELTRHKKIHFGQDGYACTDCGKPCKTMTLLKYHRRTHTGERPYVCKECGKRFPMSKALQKHMASHLPEGAEGDGVDIKAKAKRKKDDGASTIKYPCSVCKATFKSTKTRLHHMKTKHTVLPAAASKALYAGQQMNQNIPIITPISIYQPALLQVGPNGPLQKVDANIDTEQIRRLIESMGNVQKVNQVVILGQVPPNAPPLEVQQMSQLNFNPHPPQIDCIGLKQTESKIVELDPSYNPIYPMEQTIILEPITPDGQMENPSFSELGSYMAVGENIELTLVQTEDTERPAGEVIHQMLQQPDIGAIQSDPVNQIICQNEVDQNLEQTVILELVPTVDLEQSQTVPYSEILSSCLVPTTDLENTADQTVLAEQETSLSAPLLMTTVELELTPLQTEQQGLPSCPFVPPDKLSQTTSESETNLNEEVDLQIKTVSLDQGHPVMEGDAPQEREEKAEQEPSEKLLVDSKESQEHVANQSEVEDPPAKEDVPSHLDTKQLPQMSELPVNVMSAQELVKVRKRKPTRAFIFQGHHMQELVGSISKDELQIDAMPAKRQRTKKSRLVVKFGPQCKEKKNKKQKKLSQQQQPMQEGVRGKKSTTNLSVKKLASQKKERKGERDKKVVHLRSTSEITLTPDPQVQQIKGGKIKNKMKKQKEVAREGVKLISEHNTVLSTTGPVLEKQTTRMQKDQPKESKYGKRKKNLAKQEKVNTKTSTDSADIPAPQITQETLLLLKGHKQPQLKVYKLDPSKASGQTQEASPHDAQTVSQESRGNTLKQSPSESPNNLIAEGKKKGGRPKKNHKVLSLLSSLQVSHQTPEMLPTKPKIARKRKASPKVETEGVITSHSKRALECKECGQRFSDVSSLQKHKAVHIVESPGLTYTNGNVFEGVSGLDIYQHPKQHDKVVGVMNAASDWDIEPELAEMALEGREQSVSFPALIPSPSLPVPSSDVDVSAYENKPEGKKEADYQSHTSAEVHSPSDQRKNSETPLNFTSEPPLSTSTQTKSSDTGEPSASDADKKEKVTPRNPSSPSQVQFPTDEDIKEDLLLEIDLVTVGEQNERDEPTPHEDIAPQNKSSGTCHSLGESTDTLSGQVGNETTTGNILTLHTVSCSTHHVEIKEEEEELLVQKKKGGKGAVSMNAPSGRRRGTGRLKRDVISKRVSVGDTIRGKESVTEQDECQVVYEECLISSDSEMKGEASTKISQPETSAEDNQTTAPTSSLPVEKVVFELESVPTSVEKVMHLGGLQGGEENNKSDQSPGIILEKFLPSRQRATADKEPCLMTERNNPGQGLDSIAENEVHGSQVIKVEESVSDPSLVAPTCQNRQSASVQPQHHCDIRTVLVKEESRLVLHEAQATQASRRIRWNVESVNIENSSSPLTESGETTRDEGCITPEFNANQCIFYPVKEEEREVLLGAVQTSSGNLTTGESSDAPQTEHHETDHSNKGSHSVPDYQEIRDKGLLSEPEVCDLADEQAVADREWQHLPDLRDFLLQSSDEEDVGGFELSDPQIDSEAEVMAYFYKNQTNCAQQPEELSQSSPTSTSQFQAPIEENRTREPIDYFSSYFGWDTWVEIANCTNILSNMTKHVTAKEVAQFVGIHIAMGTLKFPSPRLYWEDLTKVPLIAEAVPLSRFLELSRMLKLASPAKDPVNSNLLEGRHDSDFQDALQCKTLSSRQSKICQRSDGQRQKDAPNDLNSSKTQTDPLWKARPLLCRFKAGCQSLRREGDYAVDQYPLPLPGKMHNKKLSLSCTTLIGFGGLLLHVDLKLGLSGKEDAVEKMVPKGSMVFLCKQELSTPAMLERLLVAGVHGAGRVGGARGQIGDEFVSSDGKLMLRRSHCGFILSTAGNGQRNMASLIDNFEKAQMSAHLNRDLQNLYSIPLTASSPTCWPQAVLWYLTDLALVNSWLLYRENHRAVSAPLTLMSFRLEVSKALILCSSSDTQDSVPPQPPKERPPATKETPNPSLVEESPLPDAATRYDGSGHWPEQLGEGEGGRCRFGDCQRTSRVLCLKCCVFLCISRNHNCFLNFHNQGSLEKV, translated from the exons ATGCAGAGTCCGACCCAGTCCACCAGCGGACCAAACCCTGTGACCACCGCCAACACAGTACAACCACTGGACACCGAGACTGAAGCTCAGCTAGCACTGAGTGAACCCGATGCAAAGGTAGAGGAGAACAaatcagctgctcctgctgggACTGGACCAGTAGTCAAGCCACAGGGAAATGGGACACCGGTGCAAACAGCTGAAGCACCAAGTATGGCGGTCACACATGTCGTGGAGAATGAGCCGCCGACAGAGCCCTCGGTTAACACCGCATGGATGGAGACAGACTCTGCTTCAAAGCTAAGTGACACAAATGCAAATCCTGGGGGCGATGGGCAAAAGGCGAAGAAACCGAATAAAGGTGCACGTGATGGTCGGAAATACGTTCCTTCCAAGAAGGCCATGGTAGATCCTCTAAAGATGGACATGTCCAAACCACTGGTTACACCTCTCACAT CATCTCAGCTCTCCCTGCAGTGCATCAAGTGCCACATAATCTTCAGCGATCACAAGAGCAAAGTGCGTCACCTGAAGTTGAGCCACCCAGCAGAGTATGAACAGTGCGTACTGGGGAACGCCAATTTTGCCTGTTACGTTTGTGACCGCCAGTTCACAAACTCCTCAGAGCTCATGGTCCACCAGAAAGCCCACACAGAGAAGAAACCCTTCAAGTGTCCAATCTGTAGCCATGCCTTCAAAAAGTCATCAGAGCTCACCCGTCATAAAAAAATTCATTTTGGCCAGGACGGTTATGCCTGCACTGACTGTGGCAAACCTTGCAAAACGATGACTTTGCTGAAGTATCACCGCCGCACGCACACTGGAGAGAGGCCGTATGTTTGCAAAGAGTGTGGAAAGAGGTTCCCCATGTCCAAAGCTCTGCAGAAACATATGGCCTCACACTTGCCAGagggagctgaaggagatgggGTCGACATTAAAGCGAAGGCAAAGCGGAAGAAAGATGATG GTGCTTCTACAATAAAGTATCCTTGTTCTGTATGCAAGGCCACTTTCAAGAGTACCAAGACACGGCTACATCACATGAAAACTAAGCACACTGTGTTGCCTGCTGCAGCCAGTAAGGCCCTCTACGCTGGGCAGCAAATGAACCAAAATATACCCATCATAACTCCAATATCTATTTACCAACCAGCACTACTACAGGTGGGGCCCAATGGACCTCTACAAAAAGTTGATGCCAATATTGACACAGAGCAGATTCGAAGACTTATTGAATCCATGGGAAATGTGCAGAAAGTAAATCAAGTTGTCATATTGGGGCAGGTGCCACCTAATGCCCCACCACTGGAAGTGCAGCAGATGTCACAACTGAATTTTAATCCCCACCCACCACAGATAGATTGTATTGGACTGAAACAAACAGAATCTAAAATAGTTGAATTGGACCCTTCATACAACCCAATTTATCCAATGGAGCAAACAATTATACTGGAACCTATTACGCCAGATGGGCAGATGGAAAACCCATCTTTCTCAGAACTAGGTTCCTACATGGCAGTCGGTGAAAATATAGAGCTAACACTCGTTCAGACTGAAGATACAGAGAGACCCGCGGGAGAGGTGATTCATCAGATGCTTCAACAGCCCGATATTGGTGCAATTCAGTCTGATCCTGTGAATCAAATTATTTGTCAGAATGAGGTAGATCAAAATCTTGAGCAAACAGTCATATTAGAACTTGTACCAACTGTGGATCTGGAACAATCCCAAACCGTGCCATATAGTGAaatcctgtcctcctgtctggtACCAACCACTGACCTGGAGAATACTGCAGATCAGACTGTATTAGCTGAGCAGGAGACCAGCCTGTCAGCTCCACTGCTTATGACTACAGTTGAGCTGGAGCTGACACCTTTACAAACGGAGCAACAGGGCCTTCCTTCTTGCCCTTTTGTTCCACCAGACAAGCTCTCACAAACTACAAGTGAATCTGAAACTAATCTCAATGAAGAGGTTGATTTGCAGATTAAAACGGTAAGTCTAGATCAGGGCCACCCTGTAATGGAGGGAGATGCACCACAAGAGCGAGAAGAAAAAGCTGAACAAGAACCATCTGAGAAACTGCTGGTAGATAGCAAGGAGAGTCAGGAGCATGTGGCGAACCAGTCTGAAGTAGAGGATCCACCTGCTAAAGAAGATGTTCCATCACACTTAGATACCAAGCAGCTGCCACAGATGTCAGAGTTACCAGTAAATGTAATGTCAGCTCAAGAACTGGTTAAAGTGCGTAAAAGAAAGCCGACCAGGGCGTTTATCTTTCAAGGACATCATATGCAAGAACTTGTCGGATCCATTAGCAAGGATGAATTACAAATTGATGCCATGCCTGCCAAACGGCAAAGAACAAAAAAGTCTCGCCTTGTTGTTAAATTTGGTCCAcaatgcaaagaaaagaaaaacaagaaacagaagaagttatcacagcagcagcagccaatgCAGGAAGGAGTAAGAGGgaaaaaatcaacaacaaatctCTCAGTGAAAAAATTAGCAtcacagaagaaagaaagaaagggggaaagGGACAAGAAAGTGGTACATTTGCGATCTACTTCTGAAATAACATTAACCCCGGACCCACAAGTGCAACAAATCAAAGggggtaaaataaaaaataaaatgaaaaagcaaaaagaagtGGCCAGGGAGGGGGTTAAGCTCATAAGTGAGCACAACACTGTATTGAGCACAACCGGGCCTGtattggaaaaacaaacaacaagaaTGCAAAAAGATCAGCCCAAGGAATCAAAGTATGGGAAGCGAAAGAAAAACCTGGCTAAACAGGAAAAAGTTAATACAAAAACAAGCACAGATTCAGCAGACATCCCTGCACCACAGATAACGCAAGAGACTCTACTTCTACTTAAAGGTCATAAACAGCCTCAACTGAAAGTTTACAAGTTGGACCCTTCAAAGGCATCAGGCCAGACACAGGAGGCTTCACCTCATGATGCCCAAACTGTGTCCCAAGAGAGTAGAGGCAACACACTCAAACAATCACCAAGTGAGTCTCCAAATAATCTTATAGCAGAAGgtaagaaaaaaggaggaagaccCAAAAAGAACCACAAAGTTCTTTCGTTGTTGTCCTCATTACAGGTTTCCCATCAAACACCTGAGATGCTGCCCACCAAACCAAAGATCGCCAGGAAACGTAAAGCCTCCCCAAAAGTGGAGACTGAAGGAGTAATAACTTCTCATTCCAAGCGTGCCTTGGAGTGTAAGGAGTGTGGGCAAAGATTTAGCGATGTCTCGTCCCTTCAGAAGCACAAGGCGGTTCATATCGTGGAGAGTCCCGGGCTCACTTACACCAATGGCAACGTCTTTGAAGGCGTCTCTGGGTTGGATATTTACCAGCATCCAAAACAGCACGATAAGGTTGTTGGAGTGATGAATGCTGCTTCAGACTGGGACATTGAGCCTGAGCTTGCAGAGATGGCATTAGAGGGGAGAGAGCAAAGTGTCTCCTTTCCCGCTTTGATTCCATCCCCATCTTTACCGGTTCCTTCTTCAGATGTTGACGTGAGTGCATATGAAAATAAGCCTGAAGGTAAAAAGGAAGCAGATTATCAATCTCATACCTCCGCTGAAGTTCACTCGCCATCTGATCAAAGGAAAAACAGTGAGACTCCTCTGAATTTCACATCTGAACCccctttaagtacctctactcAGACAAAGAGTTCGGATACCGGAGAGCCTTCGGCGTCAGATGCggacaagaaagaaaaagttacTCCAAGGAATCCCAGCTCACCATCACAGGTTCAGTTTCCCACGGATGAAGACATTAAGGAGGATTTACTTCTCGAGATAGATTTAGTCACTGTTGGGGAGCAGAATGAGAGAGATGAACCAACCCCTCATGAAGATATTGCTCCCCAAAATAAATCAAGTGGAACTTGCCATTCACTGGGTGAAAGCACTGACACACTTTCTGGGCAAGTTGGCAATGAAACAACAACTGGAAACATTTTAACTTTGCATACTGTGTCATGCTCCACTCATCATGTGGAGattaaagaagaggaggaagaactgTTAGtccagaagaaaaaaggagggaaaggagCTGTTTCAATGAATGCTCCAAGTGGTAGGAGAAGAGGAACAGGGCGTCTAAAACGAGATGTGATATCTAAGAGAGTTTCAGTTGGAGATACTATCAGAGGAAAGGAATCAGTGACGGAACAGGATGAATGTCAGGTAGTTTACGAAGAATGTCTGATCAGCTCCGATTCAGAAATGAAAGGCGAGGCTAGCACAAAGATTTCACAGCCAGAGACCAGTGCTGAGGACAACCAAACTACTGCTCCAACTTCATCTTTGCCTGTAGAGAAAGTTGTGTTTGAGCTGGAGTCCGTTCCCACTAGTGTTGAGAAGGTAATGCATCTCGGAGGactgcagggaggagaggaaaataacaaGTCTGACCAGTCTCCAGGCATCATACTTGAGAAGTTCCTTCCCTCTAGACAGAGAGCCACTGCTGACAAGGAGCCGTGCCTGATGACGGAGAGGAACAATCCGGGACAG GGTTTGGACAGCATTGCTGAGAATGAAGTCCATGGGAGCCAGGTGATCAAAGTTGAAGAGAGCGTCTCAGATCCATCACTGGTTGCACCCACCTGTCAAAACAGACAGAGTGCAAGTGTGCAGCCACAGCACCATTGTGATATAAGGACTGTTTTGGTGAAGGAGGAGAGCCGCCTCGTGCTGCATGAGGCCCAGGCCACGCAAGCTAGCAGACGCATCCGATGGAATGTGGAGTCAGTCAACATTGAAAACTCCTCCAGTCCAT TAACCGAGAGTGGAGAGACAACAAGGGACGAGGGCTGCATCACCCCAGAGTTCAACGCCAACCAGTGTATCTTCTACCcagtgaaggaagaggagagggaggttcTACTTGGAGCTGTTCAGACCAGCAGTGGGAATTTAACAACAGGAGAATCCAGTGATGCCCCACAGACTGAACATCATGAAACGGATCATTCAA ATAAAGGGAGCCATTCTGTACCAGACTACCAGGAAATTAGAGACAAAGGACTATTATCAGAACCAGAGGTCTGTGACTTAGCAGATGAACAAG CTGTGGCAGACAGAGAGTGGCAGCATCTACCAGACCTGCGGGACTTTCTCCTCCAAAGTTCTGATGAAGAGGACGTGGGTGGTTTTGAATTGTCTGATCCTCAGATTGACTCCGAAGCAGAAGTAATGGCCTATTTCTACAAGAACCAAACAAACTGCGCACAACAGCCAGAGGAGCTGTCACAAAG tTCGCCCACTTCAACGAGCCAGTTCCAAGCACCTATAGAGGAAAACCGGACCAGAGAGCCTATTGACTACTTCTCCAGTTATTTTGGTTGGGATACCTGGGTAGAAATTGCCAATTGCACAAATATACTGTCCAACATGACCAAACATGTCACAGCCAAAGAGGTTGCACAGTTTGTTGGCATCCACATAGCAATGGGAACTTTAAAG TTTCCTAGTCCAAGGCTCTATTGGGAGGACTTGACTAAGGTGCCCTTGATCGCCGAGGCCGTGCCGCTTTCCCGTTTCCTCGAGCTGTCTCGCATGTTGAAACTTGCCTCTCCTGCAAAAGATCCAGTCAACAGTAATCTTCTGGAAGGTAGACATGATAGTGACTTTCAAGATGCACTGCAATGTAAAACTCTCTCAAGTAGGCAAAGTAAAATTTGTCAGCGTAGTGATGGGCAGAGACAAAAGGACGCTCCAAATGACCTGAACAGTTCAAAAACACAGACTGATCCATTGTGGAAGGCTCGGCCATTATTGTGCCGCTTCAAAGCAGGATGCCAGTCGCTCAGAAGAGAGGGTGATTATGCAGTTGACCAATATCCACTTCCTTTGCCTGGGAAGATGCACAATAAGAAACTGTCTCTTTCCTGTACAACATTAATTGGATTTGGCGGTTTGCTCTTACATGTGGATCTGAAGTTGGGTCTTTCCGGCAAAGAAGATGCTGTCGAAAAAATGGTCCCCAAAGGTAGTATGGTGTTTCTTTGCAAACAGGAACTCTCTACCCCTGCTATGCTGGAGCGTCTGTTAGTTGCAGGGGTTCATGGGGCAGGAagggttggaggagccagaggaCAGATTGGAGATGAGTTTGTAAGCTCAGACGGGAAGCTGATGTTGCGCAGATCGCACTGTGGCTTCATACTTTCTACAGCAGGAAATGGCCAGAGGAACATGGCTTCACTCATTGACAACTTTGAGAAGGCCCAGATGTCGGCTCATCTCAACCGAGATTTGCAGAATCTTTACTCCATCCCTCTGACTGCCTCATCCCCAACCTGCTGGCCTCAAGCGGTGCTCTGGTACCTCACAGATCTAGCTTTGGTCAACTCCTGGCTCCTATACAGAGAGAATCACAGGGCAGTGTCTGCACCTTTGACTTTGATGTCCTTCAGATTGGAGGTGTCTAAGGCGTTGATCCTCTGTAGCAGCTCTGATACCCAGGACTCAGTTCCCCCTCAACCCCCCAAAGAGAGGCCTCCTGCAACAAAGGAAACCCCCAATCCCAGCCTGGTGGAGGAGAGTCCTTTACCAGATGCAGCCACACGGTACGATGGTTCAGGCCACTGGCCAGAGCAGcttggagagggagaagggggcaGGTGTCGCTTTGGTGACTGTCAAAGAACATCTCGCGTGCTATGCCTTAAGTGCTGTGTCTTTCTTTGCATCTCACGCAACCAcaactgctttttaaatttcCACAATCAAGGGAGTTTGGAAAAGGTGTAG